The genomic window AATAATGTTCCTGTCTAGCCGCCCTCCGGTCGGTGAGCGCTTCTCGTCTGTGATTGGATTAAAGGCCTGGCTGACATATTTGAAAGAATTCCCCTGCGTGTACCCAGGAGTAAATACATGCATTAATAAAGGGTATGACAAAAAGGAAAGGAAAATTGTTTGTTTAGTTTGATTTGCGTTGCTTCGTATTTATTTGCATTTTTCACATACGGGGTATGGGGATACACGTGTGTGGAGGGGTTACAAAATACTATCAAAGACTGATGATAATATCATGTCAAGTCCTTTCAAGTTGGAGTTTGATTTAGATGACACTAAGCACACTAATAGGATGACTGTTTTAAATGTGCTTCTTTCATTAGCTAAATAAAGATTGCTTTCTGAGTTTTTTACCACACAGTCATTGGAGCTTGACCGAACGAGTCTTTTTCCGGAAGCTTATTTTGGTTGCATCAAGGAAATACCGTCAAACATCCGTCAAACATGGCGGCATCCTAGCACATCTTTAGACCAGCAGGCTACCTAACAACATCTTGTTTCGTACATTTTGTTGTTGCATCCATAGTATTGTGTGGTGTCAGAGCCGTAGTACGTGTGATAAGGTAAGTTGTAGCTAGTTAGCCTCGTTTTTGTCCTGCTTACTACGTAGACTAGCTGGCTAGCTTGTGTTTTCTCACAATCGCCGGGGCAATTGTTTTGCCGGTAGACGATAGATCTAGTTAACAAATTAACATTACTTCGTAGACCAACCACTTAAACCTGGGTTCTAGTAAATCAGACAGCTTGTTGTGGTTGCGCACATTACTGGCATTAGTTTACTGCTAGTCGCTAGGCTAAAAGGACTGAACTTTTTATCTGTCATAGATGGCTTCGGGCAGCGGAGAAGGTGCAGGTGCGAGGACGTGTGTGGCTATGCAGGATCTTACCGGAGAGGATACGGCTATTGATATGACGACCAGTGAAAAGGTTTACCATAATCTCAGTTTTCCTTGCTTTCCTTGGTCCAGTTTGTAACAATCTGAAACAAAATACCGAGTCATTCCTTCTTATTTGTTTTCCTTTTAATTTACCACGCAGGTTGTTGACCTTCTGAATCAGGCAGCTCTCATTGCTACAGATAGCAAACTCACAGTTCTCAAACAGGTTTGTAATCCTTAAAAATTACGGTGTACATTACATAAGAGATTGTATGCAACATTCTTTTGTTGAACGTGAACAATTCTTTTGTGTTTTTGATCAGGTTCAGGAGCTGATCATCAACAAAGACCCTTCATTACTTGACAATTTCTTAGACGTAAGAAATCCTGTTGCTTTCACAATTGTAGCACATATGCCACGGTGTTAAAAGTAATTCATTTATCTTACAaattctcactctctttctatatGTCCCTTGTAGGAGATGATAGCCTTTCAGACTGACAAGTCAATGGAAGTTAGAAAATTTGTCATTGGCTTCATTGAGGAAGCATGGTATGTCATCATTTTTCACTCACCTACATTCATACTGGCAACTCTGTTAGACTACAAGCTGGTGCTAGTAAAACTATTTGTTAAATGAAATACATATGACCTGAAATTCGTTCTTATTTTGACAGTAAAAGAGACAATGAGCTTCTCCTGAGGCTGATCGCAAACTTGAACATGCTTCTTAAAGATGAGAGTGTGAATGTGGTGAAGAAGGCCATTCTAACTCTAACACAGCTCTACAGAGTGgcactgcaggtacacacaatcCATGCACCGCACACCATCGATCGCTGCATGCTAACTGCGTTGCGTAACCTGTTTTCTCTTCTTCGTTTCCCCACCCCAGTGGTTGGTGCGCTCCAAGGCCGTGTCGGAGATGCAGGAGGCATGCTGGGATATGGTGACTCAGATGAAAGAGGATGTTTTGGCCCTGTTGGACTTCGACAACGACGGAGTCCGCACGCACGCCATCAAGTTCACAGAGTCGCtcatcatcactctctctcccaggacgtCAGACTCGGACACTCCcaagaggcaggagggggacaTCAGCTTGGACAAAGTTCCCAAAGACCACTCCTACATTCGCTACGGTGAGAAAACAAATCTACTTCCTGTCGCTCTCAAGACAGAACAGTGTGGAGCTCACGGATAAGTGCGtgtaccatgtaggctgaggccttacgGCAGTCGCCTGGGTTTGAGTCCGGCCTGGGCCCtatgctgcatgtcttcccctctctctccctccctgcctttcctgtcacacttcacttaaacTCCTGTACAATAAAGCATGAAAACACCAACAAtcatctttaaaaaaataatatatagaaCAGTGTCACACAATTCTCATGAGTTGTGTGACACTGTTCATTGACGACGACGTTCCGATTCTCATTGCATGTTTTTCCTCAGATACCCTCTGTGAGGAGGGCAAGTCTGCCCTGGAGCAGCTTCTGAAGTTCATGGTCCACCCTGCGATCACGAGCATCAACCTGACCACGGCCCTGGGCTCGCTGGCCACCCTGGCTCGCCAGAGACCCATGTTCATGTCCAAAGTGGTTCAGGCCTACGAGACGCTACATGGTACACTCTCCTCTCACTACAAACACTCCTCTCACAGTCAACACACTGGAATGTTCAATATGCTGTATCTTATATAGAGTATAAGGAGTTTATGTAAGGTTATTGGAGAGCTTATCAGTCTATGCGTGATATACAATTAAAAATAGGAGTGTTGAAGATCTCATTCCTAATCCTCAGCTAACCTGCCTCCGACCTTGGCCAAGTCCCAGGTGAGTAGTGTGCGGAAGAATCTGAAGCTCCACCTGGTGGCAGTGCTGCGCCACCCCTGCAGCTTGGAGTTCCAGGGCCAGATCAGCACTCTGCTGCTGGACCTGGGCATGTCTCAGAACGAGATCACACGGATCACACCGTCGGTGAGAGAGCAGCGCAAACGACCTCGCCACGAGCCCTACGCCGAGGGCAAGAAGATCAAGATCGGTGAGgcgatgttttttttaaatatccaaattcttttctttcttttttttttttaccctgaAACCCAAGCAGAAGCAGCAACAAACATCTCATTCAAAACATTTTTGTGTGGGGCAATATTTCCAGAACCTGCTCTGATGGAGGACGATGAAGACAAAGAGGATCCCGCCCCTCCGTCTGTCTCcaagccctcctccctgccggCAGCACAGTCGGCCATCGACCTCACAGCTGACTTCCTGCGGCCGCTGCTCTCCCCGGAGAACGTGGCCAATCTGGTGAGCTGAGGAGGCCGGGCGTTTCATCAGCGTCCCCGTCCCCGTGGACGCTCATtcagctgactgtgtgtgtgtgtttcaggtgctCATCAGCatggtgtacctgtgtgtgtgtgtttcaggtgctCATCAGCATGGTGTACCTGCCGGATGTCATGCCAGCTTCCTTCCAGGCCACTTACACTCCCGTGGAGTCTGCAGGCACAGACGCCCAGATCAAACACCTGGCGAGGCTGATGGCTACGCAGATGACGTCAGCTGGAATAGGACCAGGTGAGAACGAGGGACGTAGAGGCAGCACGCAGGGGGAATCTGTAGAGGCAGCACGCAGGGGGAATCTGTAGAGGCAGCACGCAGGGGGAAGCTGTAGAGGCAGCATGCAGGGGGAATCTGTAGAGGCAGCACGCAGGGGGAATCTGTAGAGGCAGCACGCAGGGGGAAGCTGTAGAGGCAGCATGCAGGGGGAATCTGTAGAGGCAGCATGCAGGGGGAATCTGTAGAGGCAGCATGCAGGGCGAAGCTGTAGAGGCAGCATGCAGGGGGAAGCTGtagaggcagcaggcagggggAAGCTGTAGAGGCAGCATGCAGGGGGAAGCTGTAGAGGCAGCACGCAGGGGGAAGCTGTAGAGGCAGCACGCAGGGGGAAGCTGTAGAGGCAGCACGCAGGGGGAAGCTGTAGAGGCAGCACGCAGGGGGAAGCTGTAGAGGCAGCACGCAGGGGGAAGCTGTAGAGGCAGCACGCAGGGGGAAGCTGTAGAGGCAGCACGCAGGGGGAAGCTGTAGAGGCAGCACGCAGGGGGAAGCTGTAGAGGCAGCACGCAGGGGGAAGCTGTAGAGGCAGCACGCAGGGGGAAGCTGTAGAGGCAGCACGCAGGGGGAAGCTGTAGAGGCAGCACGCAGGGGGAAGCTGTAGAGGCAGCACGCAGGGGGAAGCTGTAAAGTACACCATCACCGTTTGTGTGTGCAGCGCTTCAGTCAAACTTGCATCAACGCCATTCCCATGACGTACGACGTCctgctcactctgtctctcctaccGCAGGACTGGAGCAGTGCAGAGCGCGAGACGAGGACACCGGGAAGGAGGACAACAACGAGGAAGGAGAATCGTCCAATTCCAAAGACTTGCTCATCAAGCGCAAAGTGTCCCTGGGCCAGGCGATCTCTGTGGTGGGGGGCTACGACAAGAGCCAGGCTCTTGAGGAGGCCCCCCTGGTGAAGAGGCTTCCTGAGCCCATCGTACCCTCCGCACAGACCAAGTGAGAGTCTCGCCTGCACCCTGGAGGTcagctctggtctctctgctctctctctcaacgtcGCTCTCTCTTGATGTGACTCCTCAGGGCTCCGGGCGCCAGCGGGAGGAAGAAGGTGTTCCGATTGGCCGACGTGATCCAGCCGCTGAGCGAGGCCCAGGTGGAGAAACTGACCAACATGGCCGTCAAGAGGATCCTCAACTCAGAGAAGGCCATCGCTCAGAGCGGGATGGCCCATGTGAGTGTTTGATATCATGATGTCTAAATCTCTGGCACAGATTGAAAAATTAATGTAAATAGTTCACATTTCTAGACAAGCCTGtttctccctcatctccccttcacCTACAAGCCTGtttctccctcatctcctccttcacctgatGCAGGTGCGCGTCAAGCTCCTGGCCAGGCTGGTGACCCAGTTCGAGGGGATGATGAAGGGGAACGTGCTGGAGTTCATCCTGGAGGACATACGAGGCAGGATCGACCtggccttctccctcctctaccaGGAGTACAACACCTACATCAGCCAGCAGCCAACAGGCCTGCTGGAGAACTACGACCACTGCCTGTACACCCTGCTGTCAGGTCTGCAGGAGAAGCCCGAGCAGAGGGATGGGTGAGCAGCAGGCTCCAGTCTCGGTGGTTAGAGCATCTGACTGCATATCTAGGTCACAGCTTCAGCCTCACCctgaatgttgctttggatacaaTTGTGctaaataaaaacatgtgttCCTTGTGAGGGCAGGCTATGTCAACATCTGTTTATAGAATGGGTGTATacactatgtgtgtgttcctgataTTATGACCAAAGTATTTCCATCTGCCTCTTCCAGGCTCTTCACCAAGCTTGTACTGGAGGCTCCCATAATCACAGAATCGGCATTAGAAGTGATCAGGCGTTACTGTGAAGATGAGGTAATCCTGGCGGGACCTATTCATCTTCTGAAAACTGTCTATTGACGACCTTTCACAGGGCTGCTCTGTCAGGATGttgagttttgttttgtttgtgtctcagtctCGGGTGTACCTTGGCATGACCACCCTCAAGGAGCTGATCGTCAAGCGTCCCTCCAGACAGTTCCAGTATCTCCACGTGCTTCTGGACCTCAGTTCACACGAAAAGGAGAAGGTGGTGTATCACTTTCTGTGTTTCTCATCAAGGCTCCACAACTTTATTGATTTAATGGCCACTCAAATGTGTGTTGGAGTGGCACACTTGTGTGCCAACCTTCAGTatccatttatatatatatttttacatatAAGTATTTGATATGATAATCCTGAACACACATTTTCCATTCTCCAAACACAAGCGCTGTCTCACGTATATGGATCTGTGTGTGACTTCAGGTGCGCTCTAACGCCTTGGCCTTCATTAAGAGGATGTACGAGAAGGACCAGCTCAGAGACTACATCGAGAAGTTTGCCCTGAACTACATGCAGCTTCTCGTCcatcccaaccccccctccttacTCTTTGGGGCCGACAAGGACACAGGTTGGACTAAATTGTTGCTCTCCTGCGCTTACTTGACGTGTCACTCGAGCCCTCTGCCGATTTAGCCACTATGTCGCTAGATTGAGCAATTTTTCCACCTTCTCTAGTGACAAAGTCGTGACTAGCGACTTTCTGCTACTTTTGTCTTCTCCATTTTTGTTGTTGAGCAGTGGCAGAATAACTAATTGTAGACCTACTTCAGTGTGGTTATAGCCGCCAATTTATGGGATGAATATTATGGCAGGATTCAATTTCTTTTCCGAAAGATCGTAAAAACTGTCTCCCTCACAGAGGTGGCCTCCCCCTGGACTGAAGACACCGTGAGACAGTGTCTGTACCtgtacctctccctcctgcccctcaacCACCGCCTGGTCCATGAGCTAGCCTCAGTGTACACGGAGGCCATCGCTGACATCAAGCGCAGTGTGCTGCGCGTGGTGGAGCAGCCAGTAAGCCTCGTTCTGATTCCCTTCACCTCCCCCGCTCAGCTTATCCCCTCAGGGTTGATGTTCTCGGGTTAAGAGTGGATGTTGTTGCTTCTCTAGATCCGTGGGATGGGTATGAACTCCCCagacctgctgctgctggtggaaAAC from Osmerus eperlanus chromosome 19, fOsmEpe2.1, whole genome shotgun sequence includes these protein-coding regions:
- the sympk gene encoding symplekin isoform X2 is translated as MASGSGEGAGARTCVAMQDLTGEDTAIDMTTSEKVVDLLNQAALIATDSKLTVLKQVQELIINKDPSLLDNFLDEMIAFQTDKSMEVRKFVIGFIEEACKRDNELLLRLIANLNMLLKDESVNVVKKAILTLTQLYRVALQWLVRSKAVSEMQEACWDMVTQMKEDVLALLDFDNDGVRTHAIKFTESLIITLSPRTSDSDTPKRQEGDISLDKVPKDHSYIRYDTLCEEGKSALEQLLKFMVHPAITSINLTTALGSLATLARQRPMFMSKVVQAYETLHANLPPTLAKSQVSSVRKNLKLHLVAVLRHPCSLEFQGQISTLLLDLGMSQNEITRITPSVREQRKRPRHEPYAEGKKIKIEPALMEDDEDKEDPAPPSVSKPSSLPAAQSAIDLTADFLRPLLSPENVANLVLISMVYLPDVMPASFQATYTPVESAGTDAQIKHLARLMATQMTSAGIGPGLEQCRARDEDTGKEDNNEEGESSNSKDLLIKRKVSLGQAISVVGGYDKSQALEEAPLVKRLPEPIVPSAQTKAPGASGRKKVFRLADVIQPLSEAQVEKLTNMAVKRILNSEKAIAQSGMAHVRVKLLARLVTQFEGMMKGNVLEFILEDIRGRIDLAFSLLYQEYNTYISQQPTGLLENYDHCLYTLLSGLQEKPEQRDGLFTKLVLEAPIITESALEVIRRYCEDESRVYLGMTTLKELIVKRPSRQFQYLHVLLDLSSHEKEKVRSNALAFIKRMYEKDQLRDYIEKFALNYMQLLVHPNPPSLLFGADKDTEVASPWTEDTVRQCLYLYLSLLPLNHRLVHELASVYTEAIADIKRSVLRVVEQPIRGMGMNSPDLLLLVENCPKGAETLVTRCLHILTDKVPPSPELVERVRDLYHKRVPDVRFLIPVINGLEKKEVIQALPKLIKLNPIVVKEVFNRLLGTQHSEGSSSMSPLTPGELLIALHNIDSTKCDMKSIIKATNLCFGEKNVYTSEVLAVVMQQLMEQSPLPMLLMRTVIQSLTMYPRLGGFVMNILSRLILKQVWKYPKVWEGFVKCCQRTKPQSFSVLLQLPPPQLTSVFERCPEMRDPLLQHVHSFTPHQQAHIPASVMAVLEFNIKKPEPEPMEPVVEKEMELATVVDVVRPEPLLEPLKEPEPVVQQRAPKPKEEEEPMEIGQPEQAVQQENTGSTSQVELPVVEERCASSGPVEAVEEPMEALTEPSPEVNDTSKDVTEDRNTEPESDSRTEDVE
- the sympk gene encoding symplekin isoform X1 yields the protein MASGSGEGAGARTCVAMQDLTGEDTAIDMTTSEKVVDLLNQAALIATDSKLTVLKQVQELIINKDPSLLDNFLDEMIAFQTDKSMEVRKFVIGFIEEACKRDNELLLRLIANLNMLLKDESVNVVKKAILTLTQLYRVALQWLVRSKAVSEMQEACWDMVTQMKEDVLALLDFDNDGVRTHAIKFTESLIITLSPRTSDSDTPKRQEGDISLDKVPKDHSYIRYDTLCEEGKSALEQLLKFMVHPAITSINLTTALGSLATLARQRPMFMSKVVQAYETLHANLPPTLAKSQVSSVRKNLKLHLVAVLRHPCSLEFQGQISTLLLDLGMSQNEITRITPSVREQRKRPRHEPYAEGKKIKIEPALMEDDEDKEDPAPPSVSKPSSLPAAQSAIDLTADFLRPLLSPENVANLVLISMVYLPDVMPASFQATYTPVESAGTDAQIKHLARLMATQMTSAGIGPGLEQCRARDEDTGKEDNNEEGESSNSKDLLIKRKVSLGQAISVVGGYDKSQALEEAPLVKRLPEPIVPSAQTKAPGASGRKKVFRLADVIQPLSEAQVEKLTNMAVKRILNSEKAIAQSGMAHVRVKLLARLVTQFEGMMKGNVLEFILEDIRGRIDLAFSLLYQEYNTYISQQPTGLLENYDHCLYTLLSGLQEKPEQRDGLFTKLVLEAPIITESALEVIRRYCEDESRVYLGMTTLKELIVKRPSRQFQYLHVLLDLSSHEKEKVRSNALAFIKRMYEKDQLRDYIEKFALNYMQLLVHPNPPSLLFGADKDTEVASPWTEDTVRQCLYLYLSLLPLNHRLVHELASVYTEAIADIKRSVLRVVEQPIRGMGMNSPDLLLLVENCPKGAETLVTRCLHILTDKVPPSPELVERVRDLYHKRVPDVRFLIPVINGLEKKEVIQALPKLIKLNPIVVKEVFNRLLGTQHSEGSSSMSPLTPGELLIALHNIDSTKCDMKSIIKATNLCFGEKNVYTSEVLAVVMQQLMEQSPLPMLLMRTVIQSLTMYPRLGGFVMNILSRLILKQVWKYPKVWEGFVKCCQRTKPQSFSVLLQLPPPQLTSVFERCPEMRDPLLQHVHSFTPHQQAHIPASVMAVLEFNIKKPEPEPMEPVVEKEMELATVVDVVRPEPLLEPLKEPEPVVQQRAPKPKEEEEPMEIGQPEQAVQQENTGSTSQVQQVELPVVEERCASSGPVEAVEEPMEALTEPSPEVNDTSKDVTEDRNTEPESDSRTEDVE